The Polyodon spathula isolate WHYD16114869_AA chromosome 13, ASM1765450v1, whole genome shotgun sequence genome includes a region encoding these proteins:
- the LOC121325755 gene encoding nucleolar complex protein 3 homolog isoform X2, giving the protein MAPRKNKKKAPSFRKLLKTSNVKIENKLKNRQFKQQSAAKKHRKEQKKLKQALNNAATRTPLPLERYKKRPEDEEDEEEFEETLPVDMMEDDDLEQMKAMAQKASFLTRDLSSSEPVHARKRKQENVMDKYEKVPRLMQKEQEKELIHLLPIKDKTGIIPQTMEKPVKKVEKEHGDEGDGAEEVSAPKLLPLLTTQELVVLRRKRLEERKVCIAALGSSILSDPSANIKKLKELRSMLVELDPYVAVTVRKLVMVSLMEIFKDIVPSYRIRPLTEAEKSTKVKKETQQLREFEEGLVSQYKFYLENLEQTVKDWKQMKKKKSDVVSLKSYKGLAEVAVKCLCELLVALPHFNFHNNIIVMIVPLMNHECKKVSEMSCEAVRKLFKQDKVGQASLGMVKVISGLVKSRNYEVKPEVLKALLCLRVKEVEVKKDADDIAPKKRFMNFKEKRKHLSRMQRKWKKAEEKLEKELLEAEATESKEKKLKLHTETLNIVFLTYFRILKKAQKSILLSCVLEGLAKFAHLINVEFFDDLLIVLHKLIESGDLSYRESLHCIQTAFHVLSGQGDVLNIDPLKFYTHLYKTLLRLHAGTTNDDMIIVLQCLDVMLTKRRKQVSVQRALAFIKRLTTLSLQVLPNSTVGILATNRVLMHTFPKSDILLDNESQGSGIYLPELDEPEYCNPQNTSLWELHTLQRHYHPIVRKFAAHLIVGAPSEGSGALNVALSRKSATDLFEDYSIKGMTFNPPVATPSSKKKEKFTIGDALLDSDLKKQIDSRLEATSILSDLDFAVHFRKAFI; this is encoded by the exons ATGGCACCG agaaaaaacaagaagaaagcaCCAAGCTTTCGTAAGTTACTGAAAACCAGCAATGTCAAgattgaaaacaaattaaagaacaGGCAGTTCAAGCAGCAAAGCGCTGCAAAGAAACACCGGAAGGAGCAGAAGAAGCTCAAGCAAGCTCTCAATAATGCTGCAACCCGAACTCCTCTTCCACTGGAGCGGTACAAGAAAAGGCCAG AggatgaggaagatgaggaggagttTGAGGAAACTCTCCCTGTAGATATGATGGAAGATGATGATCTGGAGCAGATGAAGGCCATGGCTCAAAAGGCCTCATTCCTAACAAGAGACCTTTCCTCCAG TGAACCAGTCCATGCCAGGAAGCGCAAACAGGAGAATGTGATGGATAAGTATGAGAAGGTGCCTAGACTGATGCAGAAGGAGCAGGAAAAAGAGCTTATTCATCTGCTGCCCATCAAAGACAAGACTGGCATTATTCCCCAGACTATGGAGAAACCAG TAAAGAAAGTAGAGAAGGAACATGGGGATGAAGGTGATGGTGCTGAAGAAG ttAGCGCTCCAAAGCTTCTTCCATTGCTAACCACACAAGAGCTGGTGGTCCTACGGAGGAAGAGACTAGAGGAGAGAAAGGTTTGCATTGCTGCTCTGGGATCATCCATTTTGTCAGATCCATCAGCCAAT attaAGAAGTTGAAGGAGCTTCGCTCAATGCTGGTAGAGTTGGATCCATATGTGGCCGTCACAGTTCGAAAACTAGTGATGGTCTCACTGATGGAGATCTTTAAGGACATAGTTCCTTCTTACAGGATTCGGCCCTTGACTGAAGCAGAAAAGTCTACTAAG GTTAAAAAAGAAACCCAGCAACTACGAGAGTTTGAAGAAGGTTTAGTAAGTCAGTACAAGTTTTACCTTGAGAACTTGGAGCAAACTGTTAAAG ACTGGAAacagatgaagaaaaagaaaagtgacGTTGTTTCATTAAAGTCTTACAAAGGTCTGGCTGAAGTAGCCGTAAAGTGTCTTTGTGAGCTCCTGGTAGCTTTGCCTCACTTCAACTTCCACAACAATATCATTGTGATGATTGTACCCCTTATGAATCATGAGTGTAAAAAG GTTTCAGAAATGAGCTGTGAAGCAGTGAGGAAGCTTTTTAAACAAGACAAAGTTGGTCAAGCGTCTCTCGGAATGGTTAAAGTGATCTCTGGTCTTGTCAAAAGTAGAAACTATGAGGTCAAACCAGAG GTTCTGAAGGCTCTGCTTTGCTTGAGAGTAAAAGAAGTGGAAGTTAAGAAAGATGCAGATGATATTGCCCCCAAAAAGAGATTCATGAACttcaaagaaaagagaaaacatctTTCAAGAATGCAAAGAAAG tggaAGAAAGCTGAAGAGAAGTTAGAAAAAGAACTTCTAGAAGCTGAAGCAACAGAAAGCAAAGAGAAAAAGCTTAAACTG CACACAGAGACCctgaacattgtgtttttaacctACTTCAGGATACTGAAGAAAGCTCAGAAGTCAATTCTGCTCTCTTGTGTTTTGGAAGGTCTCGCAAA gtTTGCCCACCTTATTAATGTGGAGTTCTTTGATGATCTGCTGATTGTGCTGCACAAACTCATTGAATCTGGG GATTTGAGCTACAGGGAAAGCCTTCATTGTATTCAGACTGCTTTTCATGTTCTGTCTGGTCAAG GTGACGTACTGAACATTGACCCATTGAAATTCTACACACACCTCTACAAAACTCTACTCAGACTACATGCAG GTACTACGAATGATGATATGATCATTGTCCTGCAGTGTCTGGACGTCATGCTGACTAAGCGCAGGAAGCAGGTTTCAGTACAGAGAGCGCTTGCTTTCATTAAACGCCTCACCACGCTCTCTCTACAAGTGCTACCAAATTCAACAGTCGGCATCTTGGCAACAAACAGGGTGCTAATGCAC ACATTCCCCAAGTCCGATATCTTGTTGGATAATGAGTCGCAGGGTAGTGGGATATATCTGCCCGAGCTTGATGAACCAGAGTATTGTAATCCTCAGAATACTTCTCTGTGGGAGCTGCATACACTTCAG agACACTATCACCCTATTGTGCGGAAGTTTGCAGCTCATCTCATTGTGGGGGCACCAAGCGAGGGCTCAGGAGCCCTTAACGTGGCTCTCAGTAGAAA atCTGCTACTGACCTTTTCGAGGATTATAGTATAAAAGGAATGACTTTCAATCCTCCAGTTGCAACACCATCATCAAAGAAAAAG GAGAAGTTTACAATTGGAGATGCATTGCTGGACAGTGATTTGAAGAAACAAATTGACAGCCGTCTTGAAGCTACCTCGATCCTGTCTGATTTGGATTTTGCAGTGCATTTCAGGAAGGCATTTATATAG
- the LOC121325755 gene encoding nucleolar complex protein 3 homolog isoform X1 — translation MAPRKNKKKAPSFRKLLKTSNVKIENKLKNRQFKQQSAAKKHRKEQKKLKQALNNAATRTPLPLERYKKRPEDEEDEEEFEETLPVDMMEDDDLEQMKAMAQKASFLTRDLSSSEPVHARKRKQENVMDKYEKVPRLMQKEQEKELIHLLPIKDKTGIIPQTMEKPVVKKVEKEHGDEGDGAEEVSAPKLLPLLTTQELVVLRRKRLEERKVCIAALGSSILSDPSANIKKLKELRSMLVELDPYVAVTVRKLVMVSLMEIFKDIVPSYRIRPLTEAEKSTKVKKETQQLREFEEGLVSQYKFYLENLEQTVKDWKQMKKKKSDVVSLKSYKGLAEVAVKCLCELLVALPHFNFHNNIIVMIVPLMNHECKKVSEMSCEAVRKLFKQDKVGQASLGMVKVISGLVKSRNYEVKPEVLKALLCLRVKEVEVKKDADDIAPKKRFMNFKEKRKHLSRMQRKWKKAEEKLEKELLEAEATESKEKKLKLHTETLNIVFLTYFRILKKAQKSILLSCVLEGLAKFAHLINVEFFDDLLIVLHKLIESGDLSYRESLHCIQTAFHVLSGQGDVLNIDPLKFYTHLYKTLLRLHAGTTNDDMIIVLQCLDVMLTKRRKQVSVQRALAFIKRLTTLSLQVLPNSTVGILATNRVLMHTFPKSDILLDNESQGSGIYLPELDEPEYCNPQNTSLWELHTLQRHYHPIVRKFAAHLIVGAPSEGSGALNVALSRKSATDLFEDYSIKGMTFNPPVATPSSKKKEKFTIGDALLDSDLKKQIDSRLEATSILSDLDFAVHFRKAFI, via the exons ATGGCACCG agaaaaaacaagaagaaagcaCCAAGCTTTCGTAAGTTACTGAAAACCAGCAATGTCAAgattgaaaacaaattaaagaacaGGCAGTTCAAGCAGCAAAGCGCTGCAAAGAAACACCGGAAGGAGCAGAAGAAGCTCAAGCAAGCTCTCAATAATGCTGCAACCCGAACTCCTCTTCCACTGGAGCGGTACAAGAAAAGGCCAG AggatgaggaagatgaggaggagttTGAGGAAACTCTCCCTGTAGATATGATGGAAGATGATGATCTGGAGCAGATGAAGGCCATGGCTCAAAAGGCCTCATTCCTAACAAGAGACCTTTCCTCCAG TGAACCAGTCCATGCCAGGAAGCGCAAACAGGAGAATGTGATGGATAAGTATGAGAAGGTGCCTAGACTGATGCAGAAGGAGCAGGAAAAAGAGCTTATTCATCTGCTGCCCATCAAAGACAAGACTGGCATTATTCCCCAGACTATGGAGAAACCAG TAGTAAAGAAAGTAGAGAAGGAACATGGGGATGAAGGTGATGGTGCTGAAGAAG ttAGCGCTCCAAAGCTTCTTCCATTGCTAACCACACAAGAGCTGGTGGTCCTACGGAGGAAGAGACTAGAGGAGAGAAAGGTTTGCATTGCTGCTCTGGGATCATCCATTTTGTCAGATCCATCAGCCAAT attaAGAAGTTGAAGGAGCTTCGCTCAATGCTGGTAGAGTTGGATCCATATGTGGCCGTCACAGTTCGAAAACTAGTGATGGTCTCACTGATGGAGATCTTTAAGGACATAGTTCCTTCTTACAGGATTCGGCCCTTGACTGAAGCAGAAAAGTCTACTAAG GTTAAAAAAGAAACCCAGCAACTACGAGAGTTTGAAGAAGGTTTAGTAAGTCAGTACAAGTTTTACCTTGAGAACTTGGAGCAAACTGTTAAAG ACTGGAAacagatgaagaaaaagaaaagtgacGTTGTTTCATTAAAGTCTTACAAAGGTCTGGCTGAAGTAGCCGTAAAGTGTCTTTGTGAGCTCCTGGTAGCTTTGCCTCACTTCAACTTCCACAACAATATCATTGTGATGATTGTACCCCTTATGAATCATGAGTGTAAAAAG GTTTCAGAAATGAGCTGTGAAGCAGTGAGGAAGCTTTTTAAACAAGACAAAGTTGGTCAAGCGTCTCTCGGAATGGTTAAAGTGATCTCTGGTCTTGTCAAAAGTAGAAACTATGAGGTCAAACCAGAG GTTCTGAAGGCTCTGCTTTGCTTGAGAGTAAAAGAAGTGGAAGTTAAGAAAGATGCAGATGATATTGCCCCCAAAAAGAGATTCATGAACttcaaagaaaagagaaaacatctTTCAAGAATGCAAAGAAAG tggaAGAAAGCTGAAGAGAAGTTAGAAAAAGAACTTCTAGAAGCTGAAGCAACAGAAAGCAAAGAGAAAAAGCTTAAACTG CACACAGAGACCctgaacattgtgtttttaacctACTTCAGGATACTGAAGAAAGCTCAGAAGTCAATTCTGCTCTCTTGTGTTTTGGAAGGTCTCGCAAA gtTTGCCCACCTTATTAATGTGGAGTTCTTTGATGATCTGCTGATTGTGCTGCACAAACTCATTGAATCTGGG GATTTGAGCTACAGGGAAAGCCTTCATTGTATTCAGACTGCTTTTCATGTTCTGTCTGGTCAAG GTGACGTACTGAACATTGACCCATTGAAATTCTACACACACCTCTACAAAACTCTACTCAGACTACATGCAG GTACTACGAATGATGATATGATCATTGTCCTGCAGTGTCTGGACGTCATGCTGACTAAGCGCAGGAAGCAGGTTTCAGTACAGAGAGCGCTTGCTTTCATTAAACGCCTCACCACGCTCTCTCTACAAGTGCTACCAAATTCAACAGTCGGCATCTTGGCAACAAACAGGGTGCTAATGCAC ACATTCCCCAAGTCCGATATCTTGTTGGATAATGAGTCGCAGGGTAGTGGGATATATCTGCCCGAGCTTGATGAACCAGAGTATTGTAATCCTCAGAATACTTCTCTGTGGGAGCTGCATACACTTCAG agACACTATCACCCTATTGTGCGGAAGTTTGCAGCTCATCTCATTGTGGGGGCACCAAGCGAGGGCTCAGGAGCCCTTAACGTGGCTCTCAGTAGAAA atCTGCTACTGACCTTTTCGAGGATTATAGTATAAAAGGAATGACTTTCAATCCTCCAGTTGCAACACCATCATCAAAGAAAAAG GAGAAGTTTACAATTGGAGATGCATTGCTGGACAGTGATTTGAAGAAACAAATTGACAGCCGTCTTGAAGCTACCTCGATCCTGTCTGATTTGGATTTTGCAGTGCATTTCAGGAAGGCATTTATATAG
- the LOC121325754 gene encoding TBC1 domain family member 12-like isoform X1 produces the protein MNEMERAENTASLVALSVDVNENEQKSTSYSLTGCRSGKPALLPNENKKPAFSEDTNSVLSGKGYVYIASGRNVNEDKAALGDNKRLDCVTDSECLQSRVKDSCVITERCRDGTVNGFIESSEQLMVGSEATGVGSKRDPTCSSNCTADKQEKRNRMLIDTAPDSDRECVRKDAGVSEERDNGLLNNEIGAKSVVPLSGSCDGKHQLNCTGWVDPADMKITNGDVDGVQGEIFPSCNEDIPFDCGSSVYKSSGALFEKEVKVANGGLLIVNKCALLNDKLDLHSSPAKCIGETAAVSDMQIKRLLKPPLEDGFNKGFCPEGDDFGTTGVALSETTAECCDPIPKITTAVSGALDIENVGPKDETLIPNESNVKEEDVSEESNLSPLELRTNQNTRLSLSCEATPDSPGDSEVSFGTEAVHDTNDVMFMDVSLSSRNTFEVSRRQSAPDHVPDGLTLAADPSHQEVKPKKLGITDFLSRSLFSRKTKDPKPPPQSAPGWKLFGKVPLRENPQKDSMTIQQDSNPGSLASVSTPNLLSTVEYEARTGKTANLPPQSERRKNLEFEPLSTTALILEDRPANLPAKPAEEALRHRHEYDSMVAEAKKREMKDAHKKKKIMKERYKQEEVIANAMVIWNSEILPNWEAIRNTRKVRELWWQGLPPSVRGKVWSLAVGNELNITHELYEIFLSRAKERWKSFSETGSENEAEDSGTSGADRESSLDLIKLDISRTFPSLFIFQKGGPYHDLLHSVLGAYTCYRPDVGYVQGMSFIAAVLILNLEEADAFILFANLLNKPCQMAFFRVDHDLMLKYFAAFEVFFEENLPKLFVHFKTYNLTPDIYLIDWIFTLYSKSLPLDLACRVWDVFCRDGEEFLFRTGLGILKLYEDILLQMDFIHIAQFLTKLPEDITSEKLFSCIAAVQMLSSNKKWMQVFTILMKDNKEGDKNHSPTLKN, from the exons ATGAATGAAATGGAAAGAGCAGAAAATACAGCTTCCTTGGTGGCTTTGTCTGTCGATGTCAACGAAAACGAACAGAAGAGCACATCCTACAGCCTTACTGGGTGCAGAAGCGGCAAGCCGGCTTTATtaccaaatgaaaacaaaaagccaGCCTTCTCAGAAGATACGAATTCTGTTCTGTCGGGCAAAGGGTATGTTTATATTGCCAGTGGGAGGAATGTAAACGAAGACAAGGCTGCGCTGGGGGATAATAAAAGGCTAGATTGTGTTACAGACTCAGAGTGTCTTCAGAGCAGGGTTAAGGACAGCTGTGTCATTACAGAGCGATGCAGGGATGGCACTGTAAACGGGTTTATTGAGTCATCAGAACAGCTAATGGTTGGATCAGAGGCAACGGGAGTGGGTTCTAAGAGGGACCCAACCTGCTCTTCAAATTGCACTGCTGACAAGCAAGAAAAGAGAAACAGGATGTTGATCGACACTGCTCCTGATAGCGATCGTGAATGCGTAAGGAAGGATGCTGGCGTTTCAGAGGAACGGGACAATGGTCTTTTAAATAACGAGATTGGGGCAAAGTCTGTAGTTCCGCTTTCTGGGTCATGTGATGGCAAACACCAGCTAAACTGCACCGGTTGGGTCGATCCCGCAGACATGAAGATAACCAACGGAGATGTGGATGGTGTACAGGGTGAAATCTTCCCGAGCTGCAACGAAGATATCCCTTTTGACTGCGGTTCCTCAGTTTACAAATCTTCAGGTGCGCTTTTTGAGAAGGAAGTGAAAGTCGCGAACGGTGGGTTGTTGATTGTAAACAAATGCGcgttgctaaatgacaagctagATTTACATAGCAGCCCTGCAAAGTGTATTGGAGAGACTGCTGCTGTTTCAGATatgcaaataaaaaggttattaAAACCTCCATTAGAGGACGGTTTTAATAAGGGTTTCTGTCCAGAAGGTGATGACTTTGGTACTACTGGGGTTGCCCTCTCAGAGACTACAGCTGAGTGTTGTGATCCCATTCCCAAAATCACAACCGCAGTGTCTGGAGCATTAGACATTGAAAATGTAGGGCCTAAAGATGAAACACTTATACCAAATGAATCCAACGTCAAGGAGGAAGATGTAAGTGAGGAGAGTAATCTGAGTCCATTGGAACTAAGGACTAACCAAAACACTAGACTCTCTCTAAGTTGCGAAGCCACTCCAGATAGCCCAGGGGATTCCGAAGTAAGCTTTGGTACCGAGGCGGTGCATGACACTAATGACGTCATGTTCATGGATGTCAGTTTAAGTTCAAGGAACACCTTTGAAGTTAGCCGTCGCCAGAGCGCTCCTGATCACGTGCCTGATGGCTTGACTCTTGCTGCAGACCCCTCTCATCAGGAAGTGAAACCCAAAAAACTTGGGATCACAGATTTTTTGAGCAG GAGCTTGTTTTCCAGGAAGACGAAGGATCCCAAGCCTCCTCCCCAGAGTGCTCCTGGCTGGAAGTTGTTTGGAAAAGTACCTTTGAGGGAGAACCCTCAGAAGGATTCAATGACTATTCAGCAG GACAGTAACCCAGGCAGTCTTGCATCCGTTTCTACACCAAATCTCTTAAGCACAGTG gAATATGAGGCACGAACTGGAAAAACTGCTAATCTCCCACCCCAGTCAGAACGACGTAAAAACCTTGAATTTGAACCTCTTTCAACCACAGCGCTCATTCTGGAAGACCGACCTGC AAATCTTCCAGCAAAACCAGCTGAGGAAGCCTTGCGTCACCGTCATGAGTATGATTCAATGGTGGCAGAGGCAAAAAAACGag AAATGAAAGACGCccataaaaagaagaaaataatgaaGGAACGGTATAAACAAGAAGAAGTGATTGCCAATGCCATGGTGATTTGGAACAGCGAGATACTTCCCAACTGGGAAGCCAT ACGCAATACGCGAAAAGTGCGAGAGTTGTGGTGGCAAGGCCTTCCGCCCAGTGTTCGCGGAAAGGTGTGGAGTTTGGCTGTTGGAAATGAACTCAATATTACACATG AGCTCTATGAGATCTTCTTATCCAGAGCTAAGGAAAGGTGGAAGAGCTTCAGTGAAACCGGTTCAGAGAACGAGGCTGAAG ATTCAGGAACATCCGGTGCTGACAGAGAATCCAGTCTTGATTTGATAAAGTTGGACATATCCCGCACATTCCCCTCTCTCTTCATTTTTCAAAAG GGCGGTCCATACCATGATCTATTGCATAGTGTTCTGGGAGCCTATACTTGTTACAGACCTGATGTTGGATAT GTTCAAGGGATGTCTTTCATTGCTGCTGTGCTTATCCTCAATCTAGAAGAAGCTgatgctttcattttatttgccaaCCTTCTCAACAAGCCTTGTCAGATGGCTTTTTTTAGAGTGGATCATGACTTG ATGCTAAAATACTTTGCAGCATTTGAAGTGTTCTTTGAAGAAAATCTCCCAAAATTGTTTGTTCACTTTAAGACCTACAACCTGACCCCAGACATCTACCTGATTGACTG GATTTTTACACTATATAGTAAGTCCCTGCCTCTTGATTTGGCGTGTCGAGTTTGGGACGTCTTCTGTCGGGATGGAGAGGAGTTTCTGTTTCGCACAGGTCTTGGGATTCTTAAACTGTACGAGGATATTCTCCTTCAGATGGACTTCATTCACATTGCTCAGTTTCTTACCAAGCTTCCCGAAGATATCACTTCTGAAAAGCTCTTCAGCTGTATTGCTGCAGTTCAGATGCTAAGCAGTAATAAAAAGTGGATGCAG gTCTTTACCATATTAATGAAGGATAACAAAGAAGGAGACAAGAATCACAGCCcaacattaaaaaattaa
- the LOC121325754 gene encoding TBC1 domain family member 12-like isoform X2 — protein sequence MNEMERAENTASLVALSVDVNENEQKSTSYSLTGCRSGKPALLPNENKKPAFSEDTNSVLSGKGYVYIASGRNVNEDKAALGDNKRLDCVTDSECLQSRVKDSCVITERCRDGTVNGFIESSEQLMVGSEATGVGSKRDPTCSSNCTADKQEKRNRMLIDTAPDSDRECVRKDAGVSEERDNGLLNNEIGAKSVVPLSGSCDGKHQLNCTGWVDPADMKITNGDVDGVQGEIFPSCNEDIPFDCGSSVYKSSGALFEKEVKVANGGLLIVNKCALLNDKLDLHSSPAKCIGETAAVSDMQIKRLLKPPLEDGFNKGFCPEGDDFGTTGVALSETTAECCDPIPKITTAVSGALDIENVGPKDETLIPNESNVKEEDVSEESNLSPLELRTNQNTRLSLSCEATPDSPGDSEVSFGTEAVHDTNDVMFMDVSLSSRNTFEVSRRQSAPDHVPDGLTLAADPSHQEVKPKKLGITDFLSRSLFSRKTKDPKPPPQSAPGWKLFGKVPLRENPQKDSMTIQQEYEARTGKTANLPPQSERRKNLEFEPLSTTALILEDRPANLPAKPAEEALRHRHEYDSMVAEAKKREMKDAHKKKKIMKERYKQEEVIANAMVIWNSEILPNWEAIRNTRKVRELWWQGLPPSVRGKVWSLAVGNELNITHELYEIFLSRAKERWKSFSETGSENEAEDSGTSGADRESSLDLIKLDISRTFPSLFIFQKGGPYHDLLHSVLGAYTCYRPDVGYVQGMSFIAAVLILNLEEADAFILFANLLNKPCQMAFFRVDHDLMLKYFAAFEVFFEENLPKLFVHFKTYNLTPDIYLIDWIFTLYSKSLPLDLACRVWDVFCRDGEEFLFRTGLGILKLYEDILLQMDFIHIAQFLTKLPEDITSEKLFSCIAAVQMLSSNKKWMQVFTILMKDNKEGDKNHSPTLKN from the exons ATGAATGAAATGGAAAGAGCAGAAAATACAGCTTCCTTGGTGGCTTTGTCTGTCGATGTCAACGAAAACGAACAGAAGAGCACATCCTACAGCCTTACTGGGTGCAGAAGCGGCAAGCCGGCTTTATtaccaaatgaaaacaaaaagccaGCCTTCTCAGAAGATACGAATTCTGTTCTGTCGGGCAAAGGGTATGTTTATATTGCCAGTGGGAGGAATGTAAACGAAGACAAGGCTGCGCTGGGGGATAATAAAAGGCTAGATTGTGTTACAGACTCAGAGTGTCTTCAGAGCAGGGTTAAGGACAGCTGTGTCATTACAGAGCGATGCAGGGATGGCACTGTAAACGGGTTTATTGAGTCATCAGAACAGCTAATGGTTGGATCAGAGGCAACGGGAGTGGGTTCTAAGAGGGACCCAACCTGCTCTTCAAATTGCACTGCTGACAAGCAAGAAAAGAGAAACAGGATGTTGATCGACACTGCTCCTGATAGCGATCGTGAATGCGTAAGGAAGGATGCTGGCGTTTCAGAGGAACGGGACAATGGTCTTTTAAATAACGAGATTGGGGCAAAGTCTGTAGTTCCGCTTTCTGGGTCATGTGATGGCAAACACCAGCTAAACTGCACCGGTTGGGTCGATCCCGCAGACATGAAGATAACCAACGGAGATGTGGATGGTGTACAGGGTGAAATCTTCCCGAGCTGCAACGAAGATATCCCTTTTGACTGCGGTTCCTCAGTTTACAAATCTTCAGGTGCGCTTTTTGAGAAGGAAGTGAAAGTCGCGAACGGTGGGTTGTTGATTGTAAACAAATGCGcgttgctaaatgacaagctagATTTACATAGCAGCCCTGCAAAGTGTATTGGAGAGACTGCTGCTGTTTCAGATatgcaaataaaaaggttattaAAACCTCCATTAGAGGACGGTTTTAATAAGGGTTTCTGTCCAGAAGGTGATGACTTTGGTACTACTGGGGTTGCCCTCTCAGAGACTACAGCTGAGTGTTGTGATCCCATTCCCAAAATCACAACCGCAGTGTCTGGAGCATTAGACATTGAAAATGTAGGGCCTAAAGATGAAACACTTATACCAAATGAATCCAACGTCAAGGAGGAAGATGTAAGTGAGGAGAGTAATCTGAGTCCATTGGAACTAAGGACTAACCAAAACACTAGACTCTCTCTAAGTTGCGAAGCCACTCCAGATAGCCCAGGGGATTCCGAAGTAAGCTTTGGTACCGAGGCGGTGCATGACACTAATGACGTCATGTTCATGGATGTCAGTTTAAGTTCAAGGAACACCTTTGAAGTTAGCCGTCGCCAGAGCGCTCCTGATCACGTGCCTGATGGCTTGACTCTTGCTGCAGACCCCTCTCATCAGGAAGTGAAACCCAAAAAACTTGGGATCACAGATTTTTTGAGCAG GAGCTTGTTTTCCAGGAAGACGAAGGATCCCAAGCCTCCTCCCCAGAGTGCTCCTGGCTGGAAGTTGTTTGGAAAAGTACCTTTGAGGGAGAACCCTCAGAAGGATTCAATGACTATTCAGCAG gAATATGAGGCACGAACTGGAAAAACTGCTAATCTCCCACCCCAGTCAGAACGACGTAAAAACCTTGAATTTGAACCTCTTTCAACCACAGCGCTCATTCTGGAAGACCGACCTGC AAATCTTCCAGCAAAACCAGCTGAGGAAGCCTTGCGTCACCGTCATGAGTATGATTCAATGGTGGCAGAGGCAAAAAAACGag AAATGAAAGACGCccataaaaagaagaaaataatgaaGGAACGGTATAAACAAGAAGAAGTGATTGCCAATGCCATGGTGATTTGGAACAGCGAGATACTTCCCAACTGGGAAGCCAT ACGCAATACGCGAAAAGTGCGAGAGTTGTGGTGGCAAGGCCTTCCGCCCAGTGTTCGCGGAAAGGTGTGGAGTTTGGCTGTTGGAAATGAACTCAATATTACACATG AGCTCTATGAGATCTTCTTATCCAGAGCTAAGGAAAGGTGGAAGAGCTTCAGTGAAACCGGTTCAGAGAACGAGGCTGAAG ATTCAGGAACATCCGGTGCTGACAGAGAATCCAGTCTTGATTTGATAAAGTTGGACATATCCCGCACATTCCCCTCTCTCTTCATTTTTCAAAAG GGCGGTCCATACCATGATCTATTGCATAGTGTTCTGGGAGCCTATACTTGTTACAGACCTGATGTTGGATAT GTTCAAGGGATGTCTTTCATTGCTGCTGTGCTTATCCTCAATCTAGAAGAAGCTgatgctttcattttatttgccaaCCTTCTCAACAAGCCTTGTCAGATGGCTTTTTTTAGAGTGGATCATGACTTG ATGCTAAAATACTTTGCAGCATTTGAAGTGTTCTTTGAAGAAAATCTCCCAAAATTGTTTGTTCACTTTAAGACCTACAACCTGACCCCAGACATCTACCTGATTGACTG GATTTTTACACTATATAGTAAGTCCCTGCCTCTTGATTTGGCGTGTCGAGTTTGGGACGTCTTCTGTCGGGATGGAGAGGAGTTTCTGTTTCGCACAGGTCTTGGGATTCTTAAACTGTACGAGGATATTCTCCTTCAGATGGACTTCATTCACATTGCTCAGTTTCTTACCAAGCTTCCCGAAGATATCACTTCTGAAAAGCTCTTCAGCTGTATTGCTGCAGTTCAGATGCTAAGCAGTAATAAAAAGTGGATGCAG gTCTTTACCATATTAATGAAGGATAACAAAGAAGGAGACAAGAATCACAGCCcaacattaaaaaattaa